The following coding sequences lie in one Capsicum annuum cultivar UCD-10X-F1 chromosome 5, UCD10Xv1.1, whole genome shotgun sequence genomic window:
- the LOC107871577 gene encoding receptor-like protein 56, translating to MISLESLDLSYNHFTGEIPVTLTHLNFLAYLNLSYNNLSGQIPTNPQFDTLYQDGTAYVGNKNLCGTPDGMNCSNNYRPSTNEATENRYDQENVLFVLVIFSGFVTGISGVFLLLYLTDDNWRSRHWRAVDKIVSKIVNCKL from the coding sequence ATGATTTCACTTGAGTCATTGGATCTCAGTTACAACCATTTCACAGGTGAAATTCCAGTGACATTGACACACTTGAATTTTCTCGCGTATCTCAACTTGTCTTATAACAATTTGAGCGGACAGATTCCAACCAATCCACAGTTTGACACTTTGTATCAAGATGGAACAGCATATGTCGGGAACAAAAACTTGTGTGGTACTCCTGATGGGATGAACTGCAGCAACAACTACAGACCCTCTACCAATGAAGCAACAGAGAACAGATACGATCAAGAAAATGTCCTTTTTGTTCTAGTTATATTCTCGGGCTTTGTAACAGGAATATCTGGTGTATTTCTGCTGTTATATTTGACAGATGACAACTGGAGGAGCAGGCATTGGAGGGCGGTAGACAAAATTGTGTCAAAAATAGTGAACTGTAAGCTATGA